atgaagacaaggagaagggctcattcaatccttctagagagagggatgagcttagccttggcttgggaagcaaggagcacacaggccgcaccagggggctagggaaaatgacaacatagaagcaaggattcaaagagggcaggcacatgtacaagaaacaaggcagagaccgggagactaatcttgagctccaagtgaaggctctagttgcgaaggcgttggaggagcaaggactatctatggagccacggatattgatgacgccgctgggagaactagcattagttggcagccctccaaaagttcctagcagctaaggttccactacagccataaCCCCtatcgatcgcatatgggaaccaactagttgcaccttggtgtttctcaatggccgacagaacactgtgatggaggtggcaacgggtgtggcacatcctcccggtggcttacaccataataataagataccaccagactacactagggtcaaggtgcataccgtgaagcctgagttcatgtagtggaggatagactacgcaactcccgaggggctggtgttactcgaagacgttatggggcagttcattctctggcacaaatgggacattatattgactgcttcttcgccgcatccccctctcccaaatttagagtgagttgttgaggtcggagagatattttcaccgtctcatgaccaccacattcctgagatgtcaCATTCTTtcccacctcctagcgagcatgtgcctgatgagatgccacaaccttctccagctcgtaccgagcaagtgcatgatgagatgccacagtcttctcaacaagcacagccgatacatgaacaacgagtacctcctaaagaaggtgatgcacaagaagatgaggacatgcttgaatgggaacttcaaaagaagcatccaatcaccataaggctagtttatgttccgatgaaagacatctcgtcggtgtccaagtggtattcccatgaccagttcaagcatgagaaccaagttaaaaaagtcccatcacggggttctgaggaggccgtcagtagcaaactccaccaaattacaaagcagtatccaaatgttgatgccatcaaatggtgaaaggattgcccgaaaacatatgaaagaggcaagcccttcctaccaaaccaggacatccagcgcctaccacttggaatgagaaggttccatgattggtacttgcgtgttctcccaacgagcatagacctcatacaggcatgcttccccaccggcacatttggaagcccagctgggaaaattgtctttgacttcaatgacatgcagacatgctttcacctaggagaaatggagatgaatctaattcgcacgtggtgcttgtaagtccttgtcctcccgatatgatatgaatgtaatctttgaattttgttgtaactaacccacgtcgtgatttgtagaatgcaagtgcacattgtcaaacaaatgctaaGTGTGAAAGTCGGGTATATAGGCCCTCAAGTTATAgcccaaataaattttaattaccctaaacagtagaaactggatgccaaagaactagctgctgcaaagactcttcggaagaaagagcacatccgtacgatgaaactaagggaagagtcccttaaggttgcggcatacattgccctggctttcaaaattctccaacaacactctactatatggctaccatacaacttcaagtaagttcaactctatacttaaagctttgttcgatatattttattcgatgcaaaagagcttatctagttctatgattaaatccatgcagcaaccactggatttgtatagccgtcgatgttgggaggagcatggcatgtgtctttgattcaatagatagggacccggtgacatacaaagacttcatatcgattctcaagatgtatacatatcgacaatcgtCATtaccttatatgtttgtatacatacgtgtaacgttcacttttggatactaacaagttgtatttgctaaaataattcgaacagggcatttagatTCTATGTCACTaaccatcacggaaggcatgatccagtaaggaaggaaaagctggctataaaaacactatgtgtggtaagtgtaacttacttcttcagtactctattacatggctgtcaaaagcattacttaacattttcatatgcaaaacacacagtgccccaagcaaaagtttgggagtgtacattgtggatactatatatgttctatgatgagtaacatcggtgcctacaggagacaccccttaagggtaagtttgaacctcttcacccgtagtataaaaacttcgtacatggtatgaaatactaaaccgaaacttgttctcttgtagtggaatgaagagaaagaaatgaaaagagacccatacaagaatgaccaactcttagagctcgtcggcgacctttgcaacttcatattagaccagattgtatacatcaaaggcgcctaccataaccgagagtctgactgaggtagaaatcctcagtaccaacatcttcgtgagactaaaagattagctctaggacgttgataacaatgtgtatggaatttaacattggttttaccttgtgaattatgtctatttaatgatgggttgtatatattcttgtgaattggacttgtaattgtagtttatataatactcttgtgcttgtagtctaaggggttcggaatgctggtcgtggggcgttcggcaacgcaaacgcggttcggaacgttggtcgcgtggcgttcggcaacgcgaacgcggttcggaacgttggtcgcggggcgttcggcaacgtgaacgttggatggaatacgcggaaacaaacactgttttggtcgaatttgaattgtaaatttgaattttttttacgggaaaacgtactgtaggggcagttctagattgaaccgcccctacaaacacgtattataggggcggctattactacagccgcccctacaaatcgatttgtaggggcggcctaagaaccgcccctacaaatacatgatttgtagagacggtttggtaggggcggctagccaaaccgcccctacaaagggttacgagccgcctctaaaaaaacgtttctgtagtagtggtcgGGAGGTGGGTGACACTGTCACAAAGTTCCTGGTACGAGGAACGGGTACGTGGAACGTGGATTAGCATTTAAGTTCTCATTTCGTGAGTCTTTGGAATGTTTGGTTCGAAAAGGGGAACGTGATAACTAAATAATTGGGATGATATACTCGGAACATAACTATAAAACGAGGATCATGATCCCAAGATATTTATTTACATAAACGTTAAACAACCGTGACTTTAGATTGCAAGCAGAACATTATCGGATAAAGAACATGAATGCCTTTCAGTCTCTGGGCTGCAGGCCCATTGCACAGAACAAGGAGACTTGTATGGGCTGTCCAAGGAGAGGACCTGCTAGGTGCAGAACAAGGCCTTGGACAAGTTGAAAAACAGCGTCTCCCATCAAGAGCAGGCCCATTTGACTCGTCTGATGTACATGGCTCCGTCGGGAGGATGAAACCAGCGCGGCCGCGCCGCTAGCCGCGCGGCTCCACGGCCAGCGCCCGGCTCTAGCACCGCGCCGCGCCACCGCCCATCTCCAGGCCATGTCGCTGCCAGCGCCTCGCGTCGTCAATGTCCGCAACACTGCTGGGTCGCGGTTGCTGTCTTCATCCTCGATGATCCCGTATGCTTTGGGACATCGTCCCAGCTCGCGTCCCCGGCATCGACCCGTCGATGTACCGCCTCATCCCGAACCGCCATCCAGAACGACTGTTCCAGGAACGCGGAACACCACTACGATCCGCGATCCGTGTGACTATGGTGGGTGGCAACCACTTTGCATGCAGACGTATCAGTTCCCTCGGTGATCCGCGATCCGTGTGACTGTGGTGGGTTCAAGATTTTAGCGAAATTTCGCCAAAATTTCACTAATTTCGGTAATTTTGGTGGCGGCCGAAAGGAAAATCCGAaattttataatatactaatacaTGTGCTATATAACTCTAGCATCGTATTTTCTATTGTCCATATTGCATAGTCTTCTATTCAATAGATGTGGAGTTATAAAACATACTAATATTTGTTTGTAtttaaatttttttagaaaaatcatacTTCATGTGTTAATCTCTAAAAAGAAATCAGCGAAATTTcggccgaatttcgcgaaatttccTAATTTCGGTGCTGgccgaaatttttgcaataccAAAATTGTTACGTCAAaaccaaaactaaccatgatgcAACGTGATCTGCCATCTCTGTGAATTGTTACGGCACAAAAAAGTTGAACCAAACTGCATCTATGATTTAAGAAAATTGGATATCCCCATGGAACTCTTAAGCTTTTGTAATAGTATATACATATTTTTTTACTCTTCCACGACGGATTGCTTTCGTCACAGAAGCCCCGAAATCCGTCATAGAATGCCATCCGTGATGGAAATTTTTTTTGTCTTGTATCGAGCGTCATAGATTGGCTATGAGCCATCTGTGACAAATTTCGATCGTCATGGATCCCCTCGAAGTCCACTCTGGGCCAGGCTGAGCCCGGTAGTATGTGACGAAATTTTCCGTCACGGATAGCTTCGAcgtaggattttttttttctgtcacAGATTTGAGTCGCCATGTAAGAGCCATGTGTTCGCCAAGGTGGATGCTGACTTATAAGCGCCACTTAGGATTCAACCCAATTGTATTTCAGCCCAAATACGTTTTTTAATAGCTTTTTATCTTAGCAAGACTAACCCATTTAGTCATCAGATAGAATCGGCCCATTTACATTCTCGAATAGAATAATATCAATTACAGCCCATATATAAATCCAGAATTCTTCCAATTACAGCCCATATATAAACCCAGAATTCTTACAGCCCATATAGGTATGGGAATCACAGCAAACATTCATATAGTTACAACAATCACACATATATGTCAACACATATAGTTAAAAAAAAGATGGACAATAGAATTTCAGTGCACCGCAAGGAACGAAACTAatcactactggaatctcgatTTTTTCTGACGGTGCGAAAACCCACGGAAAAATTCGAATACcgtcaaaaaaatatttttctgacggtgtatcctcagaaaaatacccacagaaatataatgacagaaaaatccaatttttctgtgggttcaccgtcagaaacaatttttctatgGGTCTCGCACGCATAGAAAAATtgtgttcgcccagattaaaactaatttttctgtgtgttaatccacacagaaaaaagaaataaacgcacaaAAAAACTCATGTTTTTTCTGTCGATCTActtgaactcacagaaaaattcatttcgcccagattaaaaaaatatatataatagatAGCATACATATAAAGATCCAAATGTTCAACACATTCATTAATGACATCCGGGCTACATAGAAGTGCTTCATGTTGAAGTAGAAGCCCGACTCCTGCTCCAGCCTGCACGGGCAACCGCAAAAAGCATCAGAAATCCCAGCTCACCCAGCAAAGAAAAGGAAATGGAGGTGATAGTGCCCGGGAGAAGAAGTCTGATGATGGCCATGGCAATTGGGAGCATCCCAGCAACTGGAAATGCCAGGGGCAAAAAGAAGGCAGATAGTAACTAGAAATGCTAGAGATGGAATTGGAAGACCAAATGCCAAGTCTAATGCAGAAAATGCCTGCAAAATAGAAGGATTAGATGCTATGGCATATCATCATCTAACAGAAAATGATGCAAATCAAGCAATGAAATTCTCGAACTTCTAACATTTGGGGTGAACCATAAAAaataacatgtatatatatgatacAAGGCAGCCATATTATTATCATCTGATAGAAAATGATGCAAATCAAGCAATGGAATTCTCGAACTTTCAACATCTGGAGTGAACCATAAAAAatgacatgtatatatatgatacAAGGCAGCCATATTATTGTGCTACAATTGACTAgaagatgagtttgtacagtgaGATGCAGATAAATATAAACAAATGTAGCATCTGTTTTTGTACTGTACTTCCAGTAAGGCAGTGAGATGCACCAGTAAGACAGTAAAGACTTGCTTGAGACTGAAGCCGAGCAGTAGAATATATATTTCACCTTATGAATTTCTAGAGCATGTGCATTGCTTGCACaattaaaatgcatatgcaaacagcagctacaatgAAAGGGCCAAGGCAAGAATGTGCACAGACTATGCATGGCTGTTGTTGGCATGGTGAAGCAGTTCATGCCTGTTATTTTTCTAGCTACAATGAAAGCTCAGTGTTAATCTCATCAGCAGGAGCAATTGAACTTTTCGACAACACATAATGTCATAAAAGTCGGAGTACAAAATCAAACTTCACTTACCAGGTGGACCTTGTTGTCCACAAGCAAACAATATTTTCACTGCCGGTACGTATATTCAAGAAACATGAAGCTGGAATCAAATCAATTACGAGATTAAACTTGTGGTCTCTAAACAGTGGGCTCAGCTACAGTCCAAATTAATTTTGAAATCCTGCCTTGAGGAGTTGGTCCAACTCAAGACTAATACAAATTTTAACAAATTATTAGTATAAGTTTTCTTGAGACCATTCCCAGTGCTAGGAACATTAATGAAAAGTTATCTAGCACAAAGTTAGGACGAAATGGTACTTTTCCCTACAGATTTTAGGAAACAAAAATGCGCACACACATGCAGATGTATCAGTGAATTGGTAGTTGGGTTAATGAGATTTTTCATGTAACTCTAGTGATTAAAGCTATGGATCAGAGCTTATTGATGAGAAACCATGAGAGTTACAACTAGCCTTACCAAGCAAATAACATCATACTCCATATAATTTGACATAAAACAAATGAGGCATATAAATGGAGAACTCTTGAAAGACAAGCTTTACCTCTACAGAATGAATGCCCAGGAAATAGTATCTGTAAACTGCTCCAATCAAAATGTACCCTCCAAGAAGGCACAAAATTCTGCAGAAAATGGGAACTACTAAAAGAAAAAAGTGTGAAACTGTGCGATGATGAGAACTCACAAACAAGACTATAGTTTTGTATTAAAAAGAAAATGGGCACCCAAATTCAAGGTAAAATAGACATAAACCAGGGAGGTTAGGGGTGTATACCCACACCTTCCAGTAGCTGAGCTAGATTCAATTTCTTCCTACTGCAGAATGCAGATTAATTGGCTAATATAGCAGGTTCCAGGTTCACATAATTATATGCAGCTCAAAAGAACATACATCATGAACGAAGTGCAGAAACAGACCTTGCACAACCAGAAGGATTTACCCATTATTAGCATaacaactgcaacttaatttcacctggaacttaatttaattctctctctaatgggaattgaactggccacagaactggttgcttgtactggtacaagccatcctagttaagcagcaaacagaacaaaatatcccaagtaccagctcataaggtgctaaagtgcagaagttttctaatggaaacttgattcatcacagccactcaagagtagtacaaaacaaaaaagtcacaaggcatagttagggaaggggagagcggCGCGGCACGAGACTGGGGTTTCATATCATCTCAGCTCCGCAAATATCACATATCAAAATGATTGATCAGGTTGATATATACTAGTAACTTCCACGGGCGTCACCAATCTGACCAACCAAAGGTGCTAGATTTTTTTATCATAAGAATAACAAGATCCTGCAGCTACATCTATAGGACAACTACTACTAACGCAATGGAGCAAGGCAAGCATTACCATAGAGGCATATGCTGACATAATAGTTCTGATAGGCAAAGCAACAATTGGAAAAAGAAAGACATGCTACATATGCATCCACAAACTGTGAACCCCAACCACTGCAGATGAAGTTTGATTTTGTCTATAAAAAGAGCAAAGCATATCAATCCACACAGATGATGACAGATTAACTTGTAGTGAGCAAACATTTgcaaaatttatttagttaatttacCATCAAGGATATGTTATACTGAAAGTCCAAGTACCGGATAACAATTTGAGCATGTTATACTGAAATTCTCAAGCAGCACGGAAGCAAAGCAGCAAAGCACGAATTAAATTACTCACTGGATCTCGCCgttgagggagggagggaggcggtggccggtggggagcgggaggggaggggccgcgccggggaagaaggtaggggaggggcggcaccggccgcgcCGGATCTGgccggtggggagcgggaggggaggggccgcgccggggaagaaggtaggggaggggcgGCATCGGCCGCGCCGGATCTGgccggtggggagcgggaggggaggggccacgCCGGGGAACGGGAAGCGGGAGGGGAAGGGCCGcaccggggaagaaggtaggggaggggggagagggagggggcggcaccggccgcgcCGGATCTCGCCtgtggggagcgggaggggaggggccacgccggggaagaaggtaggggagggcggggagagggagggggcggcaccggccgtgCCGGATCTCGCtggtggggagcgggaggggaggggccgcgccggggaagaaggtaggggaggggggggagagggagggggtggCACCGGCCGTCGGATCTCACCGGTgcggagcgggaggggaggggccgcgctaGGGAACGCCGGTCGTGCCAGATctcgggaagaaggtaggggaggggggagagggagggggcggcaccagcCGTGccgaggaagaaggggagggaggggaggggcgggatcTGGCGGAGGAtgggcgggtgcgggtgcgggaggaGCGGAGGGGAGTGTGGGGggctggggaggggaggggagggtgcggcggggaagaagaaggggaggctcGGAGCGTGCGTGCGTGAGGAGCCGAGCGGGCGAGTCCacggcgggttagggttaggaaatcTTGGTTGTTTTCCGTGCGTGTGTATGTTTTTTTTCTGTGTGTGAAATATCGACAGAATAATAACATTTTTTCTGTGTGTGCATatcattttttctgtgcgtttttaaagaaccgacGGAATAAGTTTCATTTTTCTGTGAGCGTTGATTTTTTCtgtgtgtgtattgtcacgcacagaaaaatcatacaattattctgtgggttttcgtatttttctgtgggGATATTttaaaacccacagaaaaatcataatttttctgtgcgtaccgaaacaaacgcacagaaaaatttatcacccacagaccaattcgagtttccagtagtgaatgtaattatatttatatttatttcttCCACCTCGTTTTTCAATCGATCGTGGAAT
Above is a genomic segment from Miscanthus floridulus cultivar M001 chromosome 3, ASM1932011v1, whole genome shotgun sequence containing:
- the LOC136543602 gene encoding vegetative cell wall protein gp1-like, whose translation is MAAPDDNLKDGITADIINAGTNADVDDTSHAAPPLPLRTGEIRRPVPPPPSPPPPLPSSPARPLPSRSPPARSGTAGAAPSLSPPSPTFFPGVAPPLPLPTGEIRRGRCRPLPLPPPLPSSPVRPFPSRFPFPGVAPPLPLPTGQIRRGRCRPSPTFFPGAAPPLPLPTGQIRRGRCRPSPTFFPGAAPPLPLPTGHRLPPSLNGEIQ